The following are encoded together in the Xanthobacter autotrophicus Py2 genome:
- a CDS encoding conserved hypothetical protein (KEGG: reh:H16_B0497 hypothetical protein) produces MPITKIHDEFHTLDLATGWEVPPGYPEGIKQKILSGALDEENKSGSRTRLLKFDAGVFTTKPFVHEYWEEVFLVTGDLTVGNDENGEGGESFSPFTYAVRPPGAFHGPFKSDKGCMLLEIHYFDPA; encoded by the coding sequence ATGCCCATCACCAAGATCCACGACGAGTTCCACACCCTCGACCTTGCCACCGGCTGGGAAGTGCCGCCGGGCTATCCGGAAGGCATCAAGCAGAAGATCCTCTCCGGCGCGCTGGACGAGGAGAACAAGAGCGGCTCGCGCACGCGCCTGCTGAAGTTCGACGCCGGCGTGTTCACGACGAAGCCTTTCGTGCATGAATATTGGGAAGAGGTGTTCCTCGTCACCGGCGACCTCACCGTGGGCAATGACGAAAACGGCGAGGGCGGCGAGAGCTTTTCGCCCTTCACCTATGCGGTGCGCCCCCCGGGCGCGTTCCACGGGCCGTTCAAATCGGATAAGGGCTGCATGCTGCTCGAAATCCACTATTTCGACCCGGCCTGA
- a CDS encoding 4-hydroxyphenylacetate 3-hydroxylase (PFAM: 4-hydroxyphenylacetate 3-hydroxylase~KEGG: reh:H16_B0496 4-hydroxyphenylacetate-3-hydroxylase): MIKTGSAHIASLRDGREIFLDGQKISDATTHPAFRRAVASVGRMFDFHSAPDNRALMTFETDTGTLANRIWQLPTSYDELKTRRRGLEAWTELHAGFLGRAPDHVASCISGMYMGLDQFELYDPARARALGDYYRHARDNDLYLTYVIINPQADRSKNAAEQADPFLSAAIVDEDTSGITVRGAKMLATGGIMANEVFVTCIQPLQKGEEAYALSFAIPMNTKGLKILSRKSYEAGAPSVFDNPLSSRFDENDAVLYFDDVKVPWDRVFIAGDIAMTGRQFHATPAHVYQNYQAQIRLSVKLKFLLAIARRTAEVNGTTGFPQVRETLGQLAAEAAMVDAFVAAMEAKGSFYGPYFVPDRHTLYAAQTLTQQLYGKFITSLRELAGGGMIMLPSSVHDYQNPELAALIAKTQQSPAASAEEKVKFYKLAWDAVGSEFASRHAQYEMFYAGAGFVVKNHSFRTYDWAGAERLLDMMLSSYSLADEVAPTAARAAE; this comes from the coding sequence ATGATCAAGACCGGCAGCGCCCACATCGCCAGCCTCAGGGACGGCCGCGAGATCTTCCTCGACGGCCAGAAGATTTCCGACGCCACCACCCACCCCGCCTTCCGCCGCGCGGTGGCCTCGGTGGGGCGCATGTTCGACTTCCACAGCGCGCCGGACAACCGCGCGCTGATGACCTTCGAGACCGACACCGGCACGCTCGCCAACCGCATCTGGCAGTTGCCCACCAGCTATGACGAGCTGAAGACGCGCCGCCGGGGCCTTGAGGCTTGGACCGAGCTGCACGCCGGCTTCCTCGGCCGCGCGCCGGACCATGTGGCGTCCTGCATCTCCGGCATGTACATGGGCCTCGACCAGTTCGAGCTGTACGATCCGGCCCGTGCCCGGGCGCTTGGCGATTACTATCGCCATGCGCGCGACAACGATCTGTATCTCACCTACGTCATCATCAACCCGCAGGCCGACCGCTCCAAGAACGCGGCCGAGCAGGCCGACCCGTTCCTCTCCGCCGCCATCGTGGACGAGGACACCTCCGGCATCACCGTGCGCGGGGCGAAGATGCTCGCCACCGGCGGCATCATGGCCAATGAGGTGTTCGTCACCTGCATCCAGCCGCTGCAGAAGGGCGAGGAGGCCTACGCCCTCTCCTTCGCCATTCCCATGAACACGAAGGGCCTGAAGATCCTGTCGCGCAAGTCCTATGAGGCAGGCGCACCGTCGGTGTTCGACAATCCCCTGTCGAGCCGCTTCGACGAGAATGACGCGGTGCTGTATTTCGACGATGTGAAGGTGCCGTGGGATCGGGTCTTCATCGCCGGCGACATCGCCATGACCGGCCGGCAGTTCCATGCCACCCCGGCCCATGTCTACCAGAACTACCAGGCCCAGATCCGCCTGTCGGTAAAGCTGAAATTCCTGCTCGCCATCGCCCGGCGCACGGCCGAGGTGAACGGCACCACCGGCTTCCCGCAGGTGCGCGAGACCTTGGGCCAGCTCGCCGCCGAGGCCGCCATGGTGGATGCCTTCGTCGCCGCCATGGAGGCCAAGGGCAGCTTCTACGGCCCCTATTTCGTGCCCGACCGCCACACCCTCTACGCCGCGCAGACCCTGACCCAGCAGCTCTACGGCAAGTTCATCACCAGCCTGCGGGAATTGGCCGGCGGCGGCATGATCATGCTGCCCTCCTCGGTGCATGACTATCAGAACCCGGAGCTGGCCGCCCTCATCGCCAAGACCCAGCAGTCGCCGGCTGCCAGCGCCGAAGAAAAGGTGAAGTTCTACAAGCTCGCCTGGGACGCGGTGGGCTCGGAATTCGCCTCCCGCCACGCCCAGTACGAGATGTTCTATGCGGGGGCCGGCTTCGTGGTGAAGAACCACTCCTTCCGCACCTATGACTGGGCCGGCGCCGAGCGCCTGCTCGACATGATGCTTTCCTCCTATTCCCTCGCCGACGAGGTGGCCCCGACCGCCGCCCGCGCCGCCGAGTGA
- a CDS encoding flavin reductase domain protein FMN-binding (PFAM: flavin reductase domain protein FMN-binding~KEGG: reh:H16_B0495 nitrilotriacetate monooxygenase component B) yields the protein MSANPADAFDTRAFRCTLGAFATGVAIVAAEGEDGTLVGMTMSSFNAVSLDPPLVLFSVARSALSLPALRTARAYGISVLAHHQQDLSGRFACAQGEKWAGVAHLRGAGGAPLIAEAAAHLECVPHAIHDGGDHEIFIARVLAHRCAPGADPLVFHAGRYRSLAAAAS from the coding sequence ATGTCGGCCAACCCAGCAGACGCCTTCGACACCCGCGCCTTCCGGTGCACCCTCGGCGCCTTCGCCACCGGCGTCGCCATCGTGGCCGCCGAGGGCGAGGACGGCACCCTCGTCGGCATGACCATGAGCTCGTTCAACGCGGTGTCCCTCGATCCGCCGCTGGTGCTGTTCTCGGTGGCGCGGTCGGCTTTGTCCTTGCCCGCGCTCAGGACCGCGCGCGCCTACGGCATCTCCGTGCTGGCCCACCACCAGCAGGATCTCTCCGGCCGCTTCGCCTGCGCGCAGGGAGAGAAATGGGCCGGGGTGGCGCATCTGCGCGGGGCCGGCGGCGCCCCGCTGATCGCCGAGGCGGCGGCGCATCTGGAATGCGTGCCCCACGCCATCCATGACGGCGGCGACCACGAGATCTTCATCGCCCGCGTCCTCGCCCATCGCTGCGCGCCGGGGGCTGATCCCCTCGTCTTCCATGCCGGACGCTACCGCAGCCTTGCGGCCGCCGCGTCCTGA
- a CDS encoding transcriptional regulator, MarR family (PFAM: regulatory protein MarR~KEGG: reh:H16_B0493 transcriptional regulator, MarR-family): MPQSTSTTRRRLPLTASRGALLVNGSDLEFREMVHNMLAFAAALQEVRNRLGGLIGLSGTQYTILNSIARLSRGTPELGVNALAEHLHLSGAFVTIEVNKLVQAGLVTKVPNPDDRRRVVLAVTEEAERRLAELTRVQVPANDALFEPLSAADFKALRAIIGRLAGTGERTLRLIEYMAPTGTLDDVADHLPPAV, from the coding sequence ATGCCGCAATCCACGTCCACCACCCGCCGGCGACTGCCCCTGACCGCCTCCCGCGGCGCCCTGCTGGTGAACGGGTCGGATCTCGAATTCCGTGAGATGGTGCACAATATGCTGGCGTTCGCCGCCGCCCTGCAGGAGGTGCGCAACCGGCTCGGCGGCCTCATCGGGCTGTCGGGCACCCAGTACACCATCCTCAATTCCATCGCCCGGCTCAGCCGGGGCACGCCGGAACTGGGCGTCAACGCGCTGGCGGAGCACCTGCACCTGTCGGGGGCGTTCGTGACCATCGAGGTCAACAAGCTGGTGCAGGCCGGCCTCGTCACCAAGGTGCCGAACCCGGACGACCGCCGCCGCGTGGTGCTGGCGGTGACCGAGGAGGCCGAGCGCCGCCTCGCCGAGCTGACACGGGTTCAGGTGCCGGCCAACGACGCCCTGTTCGAGCCGCTCTCGGCAGCCGACTTCAAGGCGCTGCGCGCCATCATCGGCCGGCTCGCCGGCACCGGCGAGCGCACCCTGCGGCTGATCGAATATATGGCGCCCACCGGCACGCTGGACGATGTCGCCGACCACCTGCCGCCGGCTGTGTGA
- a CDS encoding ABC transporter related (PFAM: ABC transporter related~SMART: AAA ATPase~KEGG: ppd:Ppro_3713 ABC transporter related): MTAQFWPSHVVMEVRNASKTYLSGANEVRALTDMTLALKSGELTGIVGPSGSGKTTFLMIAGLLEPPTSGTVHFRDQPIANATTRLNNLRDFRRTHVGFIFQKANLIPFLTAVENVQIALEINDVRPKQAKARARELLAQFGLDHRENNYPSQLSGGEQQRVSIARALANDPVMLLADEPTAALDGSRGRQVMEVFRTLADVHRVAVCVVTHDPRWSDIFDRIVEMSDGRVVEVRPGGAMKARLQV; encoded by the coding sequence GTGACCGCTCAATTCTGGCCCAGCCATGTGGTGATGGAGGTGCGCAACGCCTCGAAGACCTATCTCTCCGGCGCCAACGAGGTGCGCGCCCTCACCGACATGACGCTGGCGCTGAAATCCGGCGAGCTGACCGGCATCGTCGGCCCGTCCGGCTCGGGCAAGACCACCTTCCTGATGATCGCCGGACTGCTGGAGCCGCCCACCAGCGGCACCGTGCACTTCCGCGACCAGCCCATCGCCAACGCCACGACCCGCCTCAACAATCTGCGCGACTTCCGCCGCACCCATGTGGGCTTCATCTTCCAGAAGGCGAACCTGATCCCCTTCCTCACCGCGGTGGAGAATGTGCAGATCGCCCTCGAGATCAACGACGTGCGGCCCAAGCAGGCGAAGGCGCGGGCGCGGGAGCTTCTGGCCCAGTTCGGCCTCGACCACCGCGAGAACAACTATCCCTCCCAATTGTCGGGCGGCGAGCAGCAGCGCGTGTCCATCGCGAGGGCGCTGGCCAACGATCCCGTCATGCTGCTGGCGGACGAGCCCACGGCGGCGCTGGACGGCTCGCGCGGCCGGCAGGTGATGGAGGTGTTCCGCACGCTGGCTGATGTGCACCGGGTGGCGGTGTGCGTGGTCACCCACGATCCGCGCTGGTCCGACATCTTCGACCGCATCGTGGAGATGAGCGACGGCCGCGTGGTGGAAGTCCGCCCCGGCGGCGCCATGAAGGCGCGGCTGCAGGTGTGA
- a CDS encoding protein of unknown function DUF214 (PFAM: protein of unknown function DUF214~KEGG: rle:RL3603 putative transmembrane transporter), with the protein MNIALKDMRFSMLRFALTAVGIGLLLGATMGMIGLYRGIVHEALLIINDVGADLWVVEGGRSGPFAETSAVPSSLDRRVEGVPGVAATRRFIQYNQQYDINGKSVRLAVTGIDYPKDSGSWIPLIDGRLFRSTRYEAIADQTTGLLVGDVIRLGHDDYTVVGLTKGQVDMGGDGMFFVTIADSQAINRVLPSEAILLNRVAKGRSRMGLGDGGALAAVMVELKPNADPLVVKAQIKNWGDVEVLTKEEERSMLLDGRLWRLRVQILAFTAMTLLVAGSIIALTIYMLTLEKINQIALLKLIGARDRVIIGLIVQQALWIALLGFSVALAISFTLYPNFPRTVLLLPDDLAAIGGSLLVISLGASWFAIRRAMKVRAQEVLA; encoded by the coding sequence CCTCCTGCTGGGGGCGACCATGGGCATGATCGGGCTCTATCGCGGCATCGTCCACGAAGCGCTGCTCATCATCAACGACGTGGGCGCCGACCTGTGGGTGGTGGAGGGCGGCCGCTCCGGCCCGTTCGCCGAGACCTCCGCCGTGCCCTCCAGCCTCGACCGCCGGGTGGAGGGGGTGCCGGGGGTGGCCGCCACCCGCCGCTTCATCCAGTACAACCAGCAATACGACATCAACGGCAAGAGTGTGCGCCTCGCCGTCACCGGCATCGACTACCCCAAGGATTCCGGCAGCTGGATTCCGCTCATCGACGGCAGGCTGTTCCGCTCCACCCGCTACGAGGCCATCGCCGACCAGACCACCGGCCTGCTGGTGGGCGACGTGATCCGCCTCGGCCATGACGACTATACCGTGGTGGGCCTCACCAAGGGCCAGGTCGACATGGGCGGCGACGGCATGTTCTTCGTCACCATCGCGGATTCCCAGGCCATCAACCGGGTGCTGCCCTCCGAGGCCATCCTGCTGAACCGGGTGGCCAAGGGGCGCTCGCGCATGGGCCTCGGCGACGGCGGCGCGCTGGCGGCGGTGATGGTGGAGCTGAAGCCCAACGCCGACCCGCTGGTGGTGAAGGCCCAGATCAAGAACTGGGGCGACGTGGAAGTCCTCACGAAAGAAGAAGAGCGCTCCATGCTGCTCGACGGCCGGCTGTGGCGGCTTCGGGTGCAGATCCTCGCCTTCACCGCCATGACGCTGCTGGTGGCGGGCTCCATCATCGCGCTGACGATCTACATGCTGACGCTGGAGAAGATCAACCAGATCGCCCTCTTGAAGCTCATCGGCGCGCGGGACCGGGTCATCATCGGCCTCATCGTGCAACAGGCCCTGTGGATCGCCCTGCTCGGCTTCTCGGTGGCGCTGGCGATCTCCTTCACGCTCTATCCCAACTTCCCGCGCACCGTGCTGCTGTTGCCCGACGACCTCGCGGCCATCGGCGGATCGCTGCTCGTCATCAGCCTCGGCGCGAGCTGGTTCGCGATCCGGCGTGCCATGAAGGTGCGGGCGCAGGAGGTGCTGGCGTGA